Sequence from the Helianthus annuus cultivar XRQ/B chromosome 13, HanXRQr2.0-SUNRISE, whole genome shotgun sequence genome:
GTATGAGTGAAAGTGGTtatgaccaaataagcgaaactatattGTTCGAATGAGCGAAACACCTagatgtcactatgagcgaaactaccaagtccgtatgagcgaaactatGTGTAATTTCGAGCGAAACCTTCGAGCGAAACTTGGTATTTCGAGCGAAACTAgcgatgtccgaataagcggaactaagtttttaactgatttttaccatttttaagccgtgttttaacctgaatctttctagggtttgttaattgtatgtttcacacgttatattcgaaaatcaggccatttcaaccgtaggaaccagttcaaattctaaaaagtatgagagaaagtgagtagaaatgagagaattctgtagaatcaagctgtagtagtatgaactcctcgtcctgagctctgataccacttgttggaccgtgttccgaccctaaacagtcagttgagaacgtttatcttcacatacaaaggcggaatcaatgcacatgaagttacacaacttttccttttcaattccttctcttttattgctttctgattcaATTTTGACAGAGTTCGATTACACAAGCAATGATCTAGTTCCGCTCCAATGTACTGATTAACTCCcatggtttcgctccaaatgcctatatatagtccaagtagtttcgcttatacgacaTGACACATAAGTGAAATTACCAAGATACCAAATGAGCGAAACCATatgaccataaaagcgaaactattTCTAACCTAtggacatatgagcgaaactacaaCATTAAGACCTAATTTGACTTTCtagctcctatgttgacctatcttgacctaaaacttaatgcagacgtagtcaacagacattccatgcatcaacagcaGCAACTAGAAGTCGAAATGTACTCAGCTTCACATGTTGAACTGGCTACACAGGTTTGCTTGTTTGCAGTACCACGTGACTAGGAGATTTCCCAaaaaactgacatcctgctgATGTTGACTTTGCATCGATCTTGCAGCCACCATGATCAGAATCACTAAATGCTATCAAAtcaaagttatcatccttaggatacCAAAGACTGGTGtctgggcaacccttcaaataacgaaaaatcgtTTTTACAGCCACCAAATGAGAAACTTTTGGATTTGACTGGTAATGAGCTAGAAGACATGTTGGAAACATAATGTCGGACCTTGAAGCAGTAATATACATgaaagatccaatcatagcacgacaAAGAGATGGATCCACATGTTCACCCATTCCGTTAGGAGTAATCCCATGATTTTGAGCCAGAGGAGTTCCTGAATGCTTTGAATCTCCCATCTGAAATCGTTTTAGGATATCCCCAACATACTTGGTCCGAGGAATGAAAATCCCTTCTTTAGATTGATGAACCTGCAAACCtaaaaagaaagtcatttctcccaaaGCGCTCATCTCGAACTTCTCTTGCATCACCTGCTCCAATTCCTTGCACATTGCATCATCGGTAGACACGGAAATGATATCATCAACTTACACTTGAACCAACAACAAATCCTCAttcttttctttgatgaagagagtacagtcaATCAACCCACGTCGGAAACCATTCTACACAAGATAGGaagacaacgtttcataccaagcccttGGAGCTTGATGAAGAACATACAATGCCTTGTTTAGAAGCCAAACTCTGTCAGGATGTTGGATCTTCAAAACCAGGAGGTTGCTCAACATATACTTCTTCTTCGACCACACCATGAAGAAATGCACTTTtcacatccatttgataaacAGTGAACTTCTTGTAGGACGCATAAGCCAAGAAAATCCTTATCGCCTCAAGACGTGCCATTGGTGCATAAACTTCATTATAATCAATACCTTCTACCCGATTAAAGCCCTGGACAACCAATCTTTCTTTGTTTCTCACAACAACACCTCGGCCATCCTTCTTGCACTTGTAAACCCATCtagtaccaatcttcttgtagttcggAGGCCAGTCAACCAATTTTCACACGCCTAATTTCTGAAATTGCTGAAGTTTTTcttgcattgcttcaacccatgaatCGTCTTTGAttgcctccttccaagattttGGCTCAACTTGGcaaacatagcaggcgaaagaccaatcattgtATTCCCCGGGTTCTCTGATTGCCATATACAAACCAGCATTCTAGTTGTTCCTTGGCTGATTACGTGTCTGCACACCACTtaggacatctcctataatattttGTTGAGGGTGGATATCATGAATTCGAGTTTCAGGAACATCAAGAACACGAGCATTAATACCCAAATTGTCGATATtcagatcaacaaccaaatcgaTGCCTGGAGTCGACGTAGATGTGGATGCATTTCCTTCAGCAGTGCCTTGATTCTACACATGAGAAGTTGCTTCCGAAACACCATGAACATGAGCTGAAGTCGCTTCATTAGCATCATGGAACTCATCATCTTCCGACAAaacattataatcagcagcatcttcaaacTCCTCATTTTCaccaacattattaaccaaagtAGACACTTGTTGGTTAACAATAATTGGTCGCACTAACGATAAGTCAACTGCAGTATCACTTTCAAGTAGCATTTGAGCTGCTGTAGACGAATCGTCAAAagttggcagattaaaggagtcgaACAGTccatcataatcaaacatccaAGGAGCACCCGGAGCTGTCACACATTCAGTGTACCTTTGAACCTTAatttcaccccattcttcaatctttTAAGTTGTTAAATTCCACACTCTGAAATTTGGTGTAACATATCTAAGAAAGAAACCTTCGATAGCCTTTGGACCAAACTTACCATGTGGATCAATCGtagtgcatggagctccaaaggTTCTAAGTAAGACACATCCGGTTTCCTTTTATGTAGCAATTCAAAACACGTTTTCCCATGCCTTTTCACAGCAAGAACTATCTTCAAGGTGTAATAAGCAGTAGCCACAGCCTCCCCGCAAAACTGAACTGGAAggtccgactctactaacatagTTCTTGCAGTCTCGATCTTCCTCTttgcgacaccattttgttgtggagtataacgagaactgtattcaTGCAGAATTCCCTtagaagtacagaactcatccataacttgattcttgaattcagtgcCATTGTCGCTTCTGATTCTCTTTACTTTCAAAGTGTACAAATTTTCAAGTAATGTGAGAAGATTCTTGAGGATTTCTGGAGTCTCACTCGTGTGTGCCATCACAGCTACCCATGAAAATCGTGAGTACTCATCAGTaacaactaaacaataagcatctccAAAAGTagtcttgtgtttcataggtccaaagAGCTCCATATGAAGGCGTTCAAGGGGCATGTTGACGGTGTTAACTTTCTTGACTGGATAAGACTTCTTTACTTGTTTTCCCTTTTGGCACGATACACAGACGTCTTGTAGATGAAAATTCTTCACCgacacaccattcacaagattatttctcaccaaatggttcattttcctcaagtgaatgtgtcccatacgtctgtgccaagatatagacttcttttcagtggcttttgagacaaaataTGTAACATGTGCAGACGTaataatagcttggctcatgtcaagaaTATACAAATCTATAATTGTTGGAGCCGACAACAAAATCCATTCTTTGGGAAATTTGAAACCAGGTTTCatcaaccggcatcatcaaaatgaaCCGTGAACTTCTTGCCACAGATTTgcgaaacactaagaagattgtgatcaattttatgaacataattgatcttgtcaaaactAATAACACCATTTGAAATCATTCCTTCTCTAGTGATGTAACCGCCTTTATCTCCAACAAAAGAAACATAACCTCCCTAATGCTTTTCACATCATAAAGGAGCCTtaagtcgcctgtcatgtgccggGATGCTCCACTGTCAACAACCCAATGACTATTcacagttcctcctggaacaccctacACATTACATTACACGATTACTttgagatggggacccaagccttgaggtacttggtccaaCGTCACACCCATTCGTGTGTTGAGTGTAATGGTTTTGACTgtttcgtttcaaaatcttgacttgtttgACAAAATCCGTATTTGATGTGTTTTCAAAAatctcaattttatccgtaccaCTTGaggctacaaatttaacatcccTTACCTTTTTCTTGTCACGAGTTCTTTTTGCTTCAACCTTTGGTTGTGTAACCTTAGGTTTTTGAGCTTGCTTTTCTTGTTGTGTACTTTTAGAGGCGATTGGTCATTGTGGTTTGATTGGTAATTTTTGATTTCCGTATTGCATTCTAACTTCGGACTTTGGAATAGGATCACATTGAGTTACTACAACGTTTGGGCTTTTCTTTCCTAAAAATTTATTTGTTAAGTTTTCAAAAGCTTGATCAATTGAAGCTGGATTAACATTTTTTATTGGAAAGTCCATGTTCGAGTAAATTTTCTCATCACCAATcaatgtatacaacacattatcgCCTTTAAATTTAGAAACAAGTGCAACTGATTGCAcaacaggagtaggaggatcacataAAATATGATTCTCAACTAGAACTTCTACTCCTTTCTTTTTGTCAAGAGATTGATCCTAATCAGTCACATTTGATTCATCGTCCGACGAATCATAATCCTCAACTGTTGGAGGACTTTGTTCTGTAATAAATGATGAATTTTCTGTCTTTTCAGATTCCTCCGAGGAATTGTCTGGTTTGAACCCTAATCCTGCTACAAATTCTTCAGGATTAAGAGGTACAAATGGTTCAAAGCgtggcatttcctcctcatcggGTAATTTGCTATATAATTGTGTCTCAACGGCGGTGGACACGACTTATAACCAATGCATTTGACATCCCCTTTGAGTTTTTGAACTTCGATGATGTGATCTAGCACATATCGGGAGTTAGAGTAACTCTCCAATTTGAGCTTGattgcatcatgctcgcatttggcaatggctaactcTTTTTTCGTTTCTTCAATGATATTAATGTAGTTATTAATACCCTTTTGTTTTTTCAAAACTGTTTTTGTTAACTCATACACACTTTTCTTAAGAGTTTCAATTACATATTTGAATTCCTTTTCATTTCGAGTTAAACCATATTTGCCTCCTTGCATTTAGAAAGATCAATTACCAAGCTTTGATTGTGACTATTAACTGTTTCAAGTTTATGTTTTAAATCTGCACAATCATTGCATATACAAGGAGTGTCGGTTGGTACCTGACTTGTCGAAGCTGCAACATTAGCCATGAAGGCAGTTTGATAAGAAAAGGATCCATCCTCGGTGAAGAACTTTTCAATTTCCTTGGATGCAACTGCAGCTTTCCTTGTCAACACAGATTTCTGGCTTTTCAGCTCCTCAGCTTCGTTCAGCAAACTATCAACCTCGGCATCAATTCCTTCCTTGACATCCGAATCTGAACCATAACCACCCACACTTGagctttcttcatcagaactacCGTTATACCCAGAACTATCATCATCTTCAGAAAACTCCTCACTATGGacatgtttgatatgattgatgatCTTAGCATAACAAGCAGTTCCTCCTTGCCCTCCATTTCCCAATTGAACTGACCAATCACATCCTTCATTTGCGTGATCAACTAAAGCTCTGTTTGTGTTTGAAGGACCAGACTGGTTTGAGTTGTTTTGGAACTGCTACTATACTACGTTCGTTGTTAACTGGATGTGCTTGATACATTTTGGAAAGGATTGTGGTTTCCTTGTTTGCTAGGTTGAGTGCATTCACGTTTGATATGGCCTTtctcaccacagttgaagcatgtaacgacatcattatcaaaaccatacttagTATCCCGTTTACTCTCCAAGCTTGTTTTCCCAGTTCTACTCATGTAATCCTTTGCTCTTTCACTGCACTTGCAAACgcccatttgatgtccatcagctccatctcatCCTTGTCTATTTGTTGATAGTCTTCATTAGTCAAATTATGTTTCCAATTTGACCGGCAACTAacccacaataagcactaaccattGTTTTTAGAAGTTCTGTATGTTCCCGGGCAACTTCCACACTGACTTTAGTAAGGTTTGAGGTATCAACTTCCATATGTTACCATAACAGGCTTGTTGAGAAGCTTGTTGTTGAGTTTGTGGTGTAACAACTTGTGGTTGAGGCAGAAAGGATTTTGGATCAAATGCTTCGCCATAGGCCTGAGCACCTGAACCAACTGATTGATATGGTTTAGCTGGTGGTAGAAAAGGGTTTGCATTTGACACAAATGttgtttgaagcttcggttgctgattGGTACTAACAGCAGTGTTAATACCTCCAAAGTACATCTCAGGGTTTTGTGGAACTAGAATTCGTTTTGCCTTTCGAACTTCTTCTAATTTTTGTTCTCAAgtttctgaatgaattcataaatACTGAGCCCATCTAAAACACCGGTATGCTTTAGCAAGTCAATGAATTGACTCCACTTCGgtggtaaagcatcagcaaaACGCATAACAATCTCTTGTGGATTTGCGTGACCTTATAAGAGTACATTTCACTAAGCAAGTGATAGAAGCAAGTTGTCATATCGCTTAGTGTTTCTTTCTCCATAAACAGAAacccttcaaactctttctttaaaagATCATGACGGATCTTTCTTGTAGCTGCTTTTCCTTCCCCTCTAGCTTCCAAGGTGTCCCACAAATTCTTCGTAGTGATACAATacacgaactgatgataaatatccttatGAAGTGCTTGTGTAAGGATAGCAAAGGCCTTCTTCTCAAGATCATAAGCCTTCTTATCACTTTCGACCATTTCTGCCAAAGAGGTTGGATTAGAACTTGCTTCTTCGAGAGCTTCATTGTATGGTGTGGTAAAACATGTCCACAACTCGGTATTTTGACCTAGAACATACGTATGAAAGCGACTTTTCCATGATGGATAATCGTTCATGTGATTtaactttggtggacgattgttgcttccGGTTTCACTCTCGCTCATGAGAAGAGTTTGAATGCTCTGATTTTGATTTGCAACACATGCCCATTGATTAGTAGTAATCATGGCCATTTGTTGAGGTATTATCGATTTTACCCATGAGGTTGCGGAGCTAGATTGTGGTGGATCTTGGCTTAGTACTTGAGCTACTACCCCAATCCCAAGGATTCGAACCCATATATGGCTGTTGTTTAAGAACAATTGCTTAGAAATTCAAATTAAACAAGTTTAGTATGATTTGTAACCTTTCTGTGGAAACCGACACTGTGAAAACCACAAAACACTAAGGACACGAAAGAATAGATATTAAAGAAAGACCTATTCACGAAGAAGTGGTCTTTCATGAATATCTCTCACTTTTCACGAAACACAGTAGAATTATCCACGAAGGATAGATGTCCATGAAGAACTGGTGTCCACGAAGAGCAGGATCTTTCGTAGAAGACCAAATCAACGAAGAACTAAGGTTATTCGTTGACTTCAGTTCTTCGTAGTTATGAAACTTCACAGATCAGTTTTTCGTGAAATGGTTGGTGAAAAGTTTTCCTTTTAAGACATAATCTGGTTTCTGAATTTTAGAAAGTTGGTAGGCGTATATCCAGATTTGGTTAACCAACAAACATTCGAAAAACAACTTTTCAGTCAAAGTAC
This genomic interval carries:
- the LOC110902195 gene encoding uncharacterized mitochondrial protein AtMg00810-like; translated protein: MCKELEQVMQEKFEMSALGEMTFFLGLQVHQSKEGIFIPRTKYVGDILKRFQMGDSKHSGTPLAQNHGITPNGMGEHVDPSLCRAMIGSFMYITASRSDIMFPTCLLAHYQSNPKVSHLVAVKTIFRYLKGCPDTSLWYPKDDNFDLIAFSDSDHGGCKIDAKSTSAGCQFFGKSPSHVVLQTSKPV